Within Kutzneria chonburiensis, the genomic segment CGTGAGCATGTTGCGCATCCGATCGAAGGACATCGTGGAGTTGTTGTTCTCGTTCACGGCTGGCGCCTTCGTCCATGGGGATGGGGAGACTCAGCGACTCTAGCCAGCTACTCACGGCGACACGAACCGGCCCCACGGATCTTGACGCAGCCGTGCCCAATTTTGCGTCGTTCGGAGCACGCCGAGAGCCGCGTGGGACCTAGTCGATCTTCATTCGGTTGCTGACTGAAACCAAAGATCCCCTATATGAGTGATCCATACCCCGACGTGATGGCACACCGTGGCCGAGATACCACTCGTATGCGGTGGCCGCCATACGAGAGGGTGGATTTCACCGGCACGGATAACACCGTCCATGATCATACCGCCCCAAGATCGCCACGGCGAGGAACGCGGCCACACGGAGGTACCGTGTCGCAATGCCTACGCCGATGACCCCCGAGGCGATCCGCCGCGCCCCCAAGGTGCTCCTGCACGACCACCTGGACGGCGGGTTGCGGCCGAACACCGTGATCGAACTGGCCGACACGATCGGCTACACCGATCTGCCCACCACCGACCCCGCCGCGCTCGGCACCTGGTTCCGCGACGCGGCCGACTCCGGCTCGCTCGTCCGCTACCTGGAGACCTTCGCCCACACCTGTGGCGTGATGCAGTCCGAGCAGGCACTGGTCCGGGTGGCCGCCGAGGCGGCCGAGGACCTGGCCGCCGACGGCGTCGTCTACGCCGAGGTCCGCTACGCCCCCGAGCTCTTCGAGCCCAGCGGCCTGTCCCTCGAGCAGGTCGTCGAGGCCGTGCAGGAGGGCTTCCGGCTGGGCGAGCGCAACACCGGCAACAAGATCCGGATCGGCACGCTGCTGTGCGCGATGCGGCAGAACGAGGGCTGGCTGCGCATCGCCGAGCTGGCCGTGCGCTACCGCGACGCCGGCGTGGTCGGCTTCGACATCGCCGGACCCGAGGCCGGCTTCCCGCCCACCCGCGGCCTCGACGCGTTCGAGTACCTGCGCCAGCAGAACGCCCACTTCACCATTCACGCCGGCGAGGCGTTCGGGCTGCCGTCCATCTGGGAGGCCATCCAGCACTGCGGCACCGACCGGCTCGGCCACGGCGTGCGCATCGTGGACGACGTGACCAGGGACGCCGACGGCTCCGTCCACATCGGACGGCTGGCCGGCTTCGTCCGGGACAAGCGCATCCCGCTGGAGATGTGCCCGTCGTCCAACGTGCAGACCGGCGCGGCCAAGTCGATCGCCGAGCACCCCATCGGGCTGCTGACCGACCTGCGTTTCCGAGTGACTGTCAACACCGACAACCGTCTGATGAGCGGCTGCACCATGTCCAGCGAGTTCGGCGCGCTGGTCGACGCGTTCGGCTACGGCTGGAGCGACCTGCAGTGGTTCACGGTGAACGCGATGAAGTCGGCGTTCATCGGCTTCGACGAGCGGCTGGCCCTGATCAACGAGGTGATCAAGCCCGGCTACGCCGAGCTGATGGCCTGATTCCAGGATCCGGGAATTTGTTGCCCTACCGGAAGTATCGGCACTAGCGTCCAACATGTAGGCAGTGGTGTCCACATGTTGGGAGACGCTCGGTGGTCGAGAACCCGCGCCGGTGGCTGATCCTCGGCCTGGGGCTGTCCGCCCAGGCCGCCGCGTGCACGTTCCTGTACGGCCTGCCGTTCCTCGTGCCGGACATCCGGGCGGCCGAGGGACTGTCGCTGGCCGAGGTCGGCCTGCTGGTGTCGGCGCCGACCGTGGGTCTGCTGCTGACGCTCATCGCCTGGGGCGCGGCGGCCGACCGCTACGGCGAGCGGGTCGTGATGGCGCTCGGGCTGGGCGCTGCCGGTGTCCTGGTGGCCGCTGGCAGCCTCGGCACGCACGGCGTCACGCTGCTGGCGGTCCTGCTACTGCTCGCCGGCGCGGCCAGCGCGTCAGTCAACGCCGCCAGCGGACGCGTCGTGATGGGCTGGTTCGGGCCGCGTGAACGGGGCCTGGCCATGGGCATCCGTCAGACCGCGCAGCCGGTCGGGGTCGGCATCGCCGCGCTGACACTGCCGTTCCTGGGGCAGGCCTTCGGTTATCGGGCGGCGCTGCTGTTCCCGGCCGGGTTGTGCGTGCTGCTGGCGGTGCTGGTCGCCGTGCTCGTGCAGGATCCGCCGCGGCCGCCGCGCAAGGAGACGGAGCGGACGCGGTCGCCGTACCTCGGGTCGTCCGCGCTATGGCGGCTGCACGGGGCGAGCGCGTTGCTGGTGGTGCCGCAGTTCGTGATCTCGGCGTTCAGCCTGGAGTACCTGGTCAGCGCGCAGCACTGGACTCCCGGCGGGGCCGGCGTGTTCCTCGGCGTCGTGCAGGCCGCCGGCGCGGCCGGGCGGATCGTCACCGGGCGGTGGGCCGACCTGGTCGGCAGTCGGCTGCGGCCGATGCGGCAGTTGGCCGTGGCCAGCACGCTGGTGATGCTGCTGTTGGGCCTCGGCGACCGGGTGGCGCCGTGGCTGGCCGTGGCGGTGATCGCGGTCGGGGCGGTGATCACAGTGGCGGACAACGGTTTGGGCTTCACCGCGACCGCCGAGCTGGCCGGCACCGCCTGGTCGGGTCGGGCCCTGGGGGCGCAGAACACCGCCCAGAACATCGCCGCCGCGCTGACCCCGCCGCTGCTCGGCGCCCTGGTCGGCGGCTTCGGCTACGCCACGGCGTTCGCTGTCGGCGCGATCTTCCCACTGCTGGCGATCGTCGCCACGCCCGTGAAAGCAGAGGATGCCCGCCGCGAAGCGACGGGCATCCTGGGACGGTAGATGGGAGGGCCGCTGGCACGAGAGTCGGCTCGGCCCCGCCGATGCTTCGCCCGGTTGGCGGATTTCGCCCGCCGCGACCGACGCGCGTCACCACCCGAGCCGGATGCGGCGGGCTAAATCCGGCAAGGGCGAGGCATCGGCCCCAAAGGGGCCGAGCCCGCGACGCCGGAGGCGGCGCCAAAAACTCAGTGGCTGCGGAAGCGGTCCTCGAGGCCCTGGACCAAGGTCTTCCACGCCTCGACCTCGGCGTCGAACGGGGCGCTCGGCGCCAGGCGGGTCGGGTCCGGCCGCACGACGAAGGAGACCAGCCAGCCCAGGCTCTCGGACTGGGCCAGGGCCTCGCTCACGGAGTCGTCGCCGGCCCACGCGGCGGCGTCCTCGATCAGTTCGACGGCCAGGTCCAGCTGGACCGGGTCCATCGAGTCGGGGCCCTCGGCGATGTCCTCGGCGATGCCGTTGAGCACGTAGACGTTGTCGTCGTGCACCTCGACCTCGAGCTCGCCGGCGGTGGCCTTGGTCGCGACCTCGTCCCAGGTGGCGACCTCGGTGATGTCGTTGCCGGCCAGCTCGTTGCCGGTGTTGACCAGGAACCGGCCGAGCGCCTTGGCCGAGGTGAAGATGTCGATCTCGCCGGAGTGGCCGAGGAAGACCGGCTCGTCCTCGACGTAGCAGCGCAGCGTGTAGTACTCGTTGTCGCCCAGGATGATCTTGATCGGGTCGATGCCGACCTCGCCCCAGAAGCCGAGGTCCTCGGGCTCGTCGTCGGGCTGGCGCTCGGCATCCGCGTCGGCGTCGGCCTCCTCGGCCAGCTGGGCCTCGGCGTCGGCCAGCTCCTGCTCGGCCACGGCCAGCGCCTTCTCGTCGACCTCGGGCACGGTCACGATCGCGTCGATCGCGTCCAGCACCTCGTCCCAGCGCTCGACCACGACCTTGGCCAGCTCGGTCCAGCGGCGCTCGCCGTCCCGGCCGGTGAACGGGAAGGTGCCCTGCGGCAGCAGCGCGAAGCCGTCCACCGAGTCCAGCACCTCGTTGACCTTGTCCAGCTCGCAGACGTCGGCCAGCGAACGCAGGATCGACACCACGTCGGCCAGCTCGCCGATGGTCCAGGTGTCCGGGTCCTCCGAGACCAGCTCGGGCACGCCGACCAGGTCGAACTGGTGGTTCTCGTCGGGCACGAGCTCGACCGCCGACAGCGCCGGCAGCACGTGCCAGGCCGGGTGGTCGGTCAGGTCGTGCTCGGTGGCGGTGCGCACGAAGGCGGCAAGGCGGGCGGCGTCCGGGAAGGCGTAGAGGTCCTCCTCGTGCCCGAGGAACGCCTCCCACTCCTCACCCTCCTCGCGCCAGCGCGGCGCCCACAGGGTGATCAGGTCGCCCTGCGGCAGCCCGAGCTCGATCGGGACGATGTCCTGAGCCATCTGGAGACCTCCCGGTCACGGCCAGCGCTGTCTGCGGGAACGGGGCAGAGCCTACGTGGTCGCTCGATCATCACAGTTGACTAGGGGGTCTTCTCCCACACGGTGAGGTCGAAGGTGAGCTGCCCGCCGACCGCCGGATGGAACGCGACCAGCGCGAACCGGCCCTGGGCGCTGGTCGTGCAGTAGGCCCCGCCGGCCAGAATCTGATTCACGTTCAGCTCCGGCGTGTAGGCGGTGGCGGCCACGCAGTCGGCATAGCCGGCGTTGGCCGGGGCCGGCGCGAAGCCCCGGCCGGAGCTCAGCACGGTGTCCTCGGTGTCGAACCGGAAGTCGGTGAAGTAGACCGGGTCGCTGCTCTGCACCACGTCCCAGTTGGGCTGGGTGCTGTCCAGATTCACGCCGTAGCCGACGTTGAGCACGATCGGCGAGCCGGCCGGGGTGGAGTTGCGGATGGTGCCGCTGCCGATGGCCGTCGTGGTCGTGGTGGTGACGGTCGTCGTCGTGTCGGTGGTCGTGGTCGCCGTGGTGGTGGTCGTCGGCGCGGCGGAGGTCGTGGTCGGGGCCGGGCTCGACGGCGTGACCGATGACTGCGCGGTGTGCACGCCCAGCAGGTAGCCGCCCATCAACGCCGCGGCCAGCAGGGCGATGACCAGTACGACGAGGAAGGCGATCAGCGGCTTGCGATCCGGCCGCGGCGGCGGACGGTCGTCGTCGGACGGAGCCCACATCGTCTCGGTGTCCGACACGACCGCCTCCCTCGCACGCGTCCGGGCAGGTTAACCCGTTGCGCCCGATGCCGTCAGGCGGAGACCGGATTCACCCGATCGTCCACCGATGAGCGGTACCGGCGCGTCAGTTCTTACTCGATCATGAACGGATGGCAGTGGCCGACGCGTGGGGTCGGATCGTGCGCTGGCTGTCCTTCTACGCACCGTCGACCGGGTCGGTGCTGCGCACGATGGCGGACCGGGAAGATGTCGTGATCCTCGAGCAGGAGATCGGTGTCGAGCTGCCCGACGACCTGCACGACTGGTGGTCGGTGTGCGGTGGCACCGGGAATTCGGCGTTCGCCGAGATCATCCCACCCTTCTACACGCCGCACGGCCCGCAGGGCGCGCTGGACGCGTTCCGGGTGCAGCGGAAATTGTGGGCGGACGCCTGGGACACCCCGGAATGCGGCCCCGACGCGGGTTCGGCCGGCAACAGCTACCACCCGCTCTGGGTGCCGTTCGCCTTCGACGGCCTCGGCGACGCGCTCGTCGTCGACCTGCGGCCGGGCCCGCTGCGCGGCTGCGTGCTGGAGTGGGACCACGAGCGGGCCGAGGCGAACGGGCCGGAATGGCGCAGCATCACCGAGATGCTGGAGCAGATCGCCACCGCACTGGAGGAGCGGACGAAGGTACGGCACTGCCGTCCCGAGACCACCACCGACGGCCGCATCGACTGGCGGACGAGCTAGCCCATGATCAAGGGGGCTTCCTCCACTCCGAGTGCAGGAAGGCCCCCTTCCAAGCGGAAATCAGCCGCGAATTGTGTCGATGACCAGGGCGGTCGGCTTGGCGGTGTCGCCGATGGCGATGCCGTTGGTGAGCGCGTCACGGCCGGCGTCGAACAGTTCCGGTGTGTCGGTGCGCAGTTCGAGCAGCGGCTGTCCCTTTTGGACGGTGTCGCCGGGCTTGGCCAGGCAGAGCACGCCGGCGCCGTGCTGCACCGGGTCCTCCTTGCGGGCCCGGCCGGCGCCGAGACGCCAAGCGGCGACGCCGATGGCGTAGGCGTCCAGGCCCGTCAGCACGCCGTCCTCGGCGGCCTCGACGACCTCGACGTGCTTGGCGGAAGGCAGCGGGGCCTCGGGGTCGCCGCCCTGCGCGGCGATCATCCGGCACCACGTCTCGTACGCGTCGCCGGACGCCAGCACGGCGGCCGGGTCCACATCGGACAGTCCGGCCAGCGACAGCATCTCCCGAGCCAGCGCGACGGTCAGCTCGACGACGTCGGCCGGGCCGCCGCCCTTGAGCACCTCGACCGACTCGGCCACCTCGACGGCGTTGCCGACGGCCCGGCCCAGCGGCACCGACATGTCGGTCAGGACAGCGCTGATACGAAGCCCGTGGTCGACGCCGATGGACACCAGCGCCCGGGCCAACTCGGTGGCGTCGGCCAGGTTCTTCATGAACGCGCCCGAGCCGACCTTGACGTCCAGCACCAGCGCGCCGGCGCCCTCGGCGATCTTCTTGCTCATGATCGAGCTGGCGATCAGCGGCACCGACTCGACGGTCCCGGTGACGTCACGCAGCGCGTACAGCTTGCGGTCGGCCGGGGCCAGGCCTTCGGTGGCGGCGCAGACGACCGCGCCGACCGAGCGCAGCTGAGCCCGAATGTCCTCAGTGGACAGCTGAGCCCGCCAACCCGGGATGGACTCCAGCTTGTCCAGCGTGCCGCCGGTGTGGCCGAGTCCACGGCCGGAAAGCTGCGGCACGGCCGCGCCGCAGGCCGCGACCAGGGGCGCCAGCGGCAGCGTGATCTTGTCGCCGACGCCGCCGGTGGAGTGCTTGTCCACGGTCGGCCGGTCCACGTGCAGGGTCAGCCGCTCGCCCGACTCGACCATGGCCCGGGTCCACCGGGCGGTCTCGTCGGACGTCATGCCGTTCAACAGGATCGCCATGGCCAGCGCCGACATCTGCTCGTCGGCCACCACGCCGTGGGTGTAAGCGTCGACCACCCAGTCGATCTGCTCGCCGGACAGGACGTGTCGGTCCCGCTTGGCCCGGATGATGTCGACGGCATTGAAGTGACTCACGGCAGGTCCTCTGGTCCGAACGCGTCTGGCAGAACTTCCCGCATCGTAAGCACACCGCGCGGCGTGTCCACCAGACAGTCCGGGCCGCCGAGCTCGTAGACGATCTGACGGCAGCGGCCGCACGGCATGAGCAACTCGCCCTCGCCGCTGCGACAGGCCACCGCCACGAACCGGCCGCCGCCGGTCAGCCGCAGCTGCCCGGCCATCGTGCACTCGGCGCACAACGCCACACCGTAGGCGGCGTTCTCGATGTTGCAGCCGGTCACGACACGGCCGTCGTCACACAGGGCGGCGGCCCCGACCTGCAACCCCGAGTAGGGGCAGTAGGCCGACGCCGCCGCGACCACGGCCAGTCGCCGCAGTTCATCCCAGTCCACAGTGGACAACTAACTTCCCTGTCCTCGTCGATATATCAGCCCGTCGGCCGCCGGCATTCGCAGTCGTTGCGACGACATCGCCAGCACCACGATCGTCACGATGTGCGGCAGGTACGTGGTCAGTTCCTGCGGCAGCGAGTCGATCGACAGGTACAGCAGGTAGAGCGCGCCACCGACCACAATGGACACCAGGCCGACGATCCACTTGCGACGGATCAGCTGCACCAGGGCGATCACCCAGACCAGCAGCGAGACGCCGTAGAACAGGCCGAGCACCGTCTTGCCGTCGGTCAGCGTCTGCAAACCGTCGGCGTAGCCGAACAGCGCCGCGCCGCCGAGCAGGCCGCCGGGCCGCCAGTTGCCGAAGATCATGGCGGCCAGACCGATGTAGCCGCGGCCGTTGGTCTGGTTCTCCAGGTAGCCGTTCTGGCCGGGGGCCAGCACCAGCGCCGCGCCGCCGAGCCCGGCGAAGCC encodes:
- a CDS encoding adenosine deaminase → MPTPMTPEAIRRAPKVLLHDHLDGGLRPNTVIELADTIGYTDLPTTDPAALGTWFRDAADSGSLVRYLETFAHTCGVMQSEQALVRVAAEAAEDLAADGVVYAEVRYAPELFEPSGLSLEQVVEAVQEGFRLGERNTGNKIRIGTLLCAMRQNEGWLRIAELAVRYRDAGVVGFDIAGPEAGFPPTRGLDAFEYLRQQNAHFTIHAGEAFGLPSIWEAIQHCGTDRLGHGVRIVDDVTRDADGSVHIGRLAGFVRDKRIPLEMCPSSNVQTGAAKSIAEHPIGLLTDLRFRVTVNTDNRLMSGCTMSSEFGALVDAFGYGWSDLQWFTVNAMKSAFIGFDERLALINEVIKPGYAELMA
- a CDS encoding MFS transporter yields the protein MVENPRRWLILGLGLSAQAAACTFLYGLPFLVPDIRAAEGLSLAEVGLLVSAPTVGLLLTLIAWGAAADRYGERVVMALGLGAAGVLVAAGSLGTHGVTLLAVLLLLAGAASASVNAASGRVVMGWFGPRERGLAMGIRQTAQPVGVGIAALTLPFLGQAFGYRAALLFPAGLCVLLAVLVAVLVQDPPRPPRKETERTRSPYLGSSALWRLHGASALLVVPQFVISAFSLEYLVSAQHWTPGGAGVFLGVVQAAGAAGRIVTGRWADLVGSRLRPMRQLAVASTLVMLLLGLGDRVAPWLAVAVIAVGAVITVADNGLGFTATAELAGTAWSGRALGAQNTAQNIAAALTPPLLGALVGGFGYATAFAVGAIFPLLAIVATPVKAEDARREATGILGR
- a CDS encoding primosomal protein, which produces MAQDIVPIELGLPQGDLITLWAPRWREEGEEWEAFLGHEEDLYAFPDAARLAAFVRTATEHDLTDHPAWHVLPALSAVELVPDENHQFDLVGVPELVSEDPDTWTIGELADVVSILRSLADVCELDKVNEVLDSVDGFALLPQGTFPFTGRDGERRWTELAKVVVERWDEVLDAIDAIVTVPEVDEKALAVAEQELADAEAQLAEEADADADAERQPDDEPEDLGFWGEVGIDPIKIILGDNEYYTLRCYVEDEPVFLGHSGEIDIFTSAKALGRFLVNTGNELAGNDITEVATWDEVATKATAGELEVEVHDDNVYVLNGIAEDIAEGPDSMDPVQLDLAVELIEDAAAWAGDDSVSEALAQSESLGWLVSFVVRPDPTRLAPSAPFDAEVEAWKTLVQGLEDRFRSH
- a CDS encoding SMI1/KNR4 family protein gives rise to the protein MAVADAWGRIVRWLSFYAPSTGSVLRTMADREDVVILEQEIGVELPDDLHDWWSVCGGTGNSAFAEIIPPFYTPHGPQGALDAFRVQRKLWADAWDTPECGPDAGSAGNSYHPLWVPFAFDGLGDALVVDLRPGPLRGCVLEWDHERAEANGPEWRSITEMLEQIATALEERTKVRHCRPETTTDGRIDWRTS
- a CDS encoding thymidine phosphorylase; the protein is MSHFNAVDIIRAKRDRHVLSGEQIDWVVDAYTHGVVADEQMSALAMAILLNGMTSDETARWTRAMVESGERLTLHVDRPTVDKHSTGGVGDKITLPLAPLVAACGAAVPQLSGRGLGHTGGTLDKLESIPGWRAQLSTEDIRAQLRSVGAVVCAATEGLAPADRKLYALRDVTGTVESVPLIASSIMSKKIAEGAGALVLDVKVGSGAFMKNLADATELARALVSIGVDHGLRISAVLTDMSVPLGRAVGNAVEVAESVEVLKGGGPADVVELTVALAREMLSLAGLSDVDPAAVLASGDAYETWCRMIAAQGGDPEAPLPSAKHVEVVEAAEDGVLTGLDAYAIGVAAWRLGAGRARKEDPVQHGAGVLCLAKPGDTVQKGQPLLELRTDTPELFDAGRDALTNGIAIGDTAKPTALVIDTIRG
- a CDS encoding cytidine deaminase, which codes for MSTVDWDELRRLAVVAAASAYCPYSGLQVGAAALCDDGRVVTGCNIENAAYGVALCAECTMAGQLRLTGGGRFVAVACRSGEGELLMPCGRCRQIVYELGGPDCLVDTPRGVLTMREVLPDAFGPEDLP